A section of the Hippea sp. KM1 genome encodes:
- the ftsZ gene encoding cell division protein FtsZ, whose protein sequence is MAKQEKLDYSIGAIIKVVGVGGGGSNAVNTMITHGIKNVEFISANTDIQALGVSLAQTKLQLGKKLTRGLGAGSDPEKGRRAAEESIEEIENALAGSDMVFIAAGMGGGTGTGASPVIAKVAKDIGALTIAVVTKPFDMEGKIKKEIALKGIEELKGIVDSIIVIPNQKLMDIYKNLPLLEAFKKADDILRQAVQSIVELIYKQPNSQIIMNIDFADVVSVMKEKGVALMGVGEASSENGENRVKRATEMAISNPLLENTSIKGAKGILMNITAGKNFGLDEFNEATSIIEQNMNPKALFKHGFVLDESMGERVRITIIATGFSEATAQQQSRNIINRPGYRKLDSKTLNEIKKETAIPIDDERDIPAYIRRKRVEN, encoded by the coding sequence ATGGCTAAGCAGGAAAAGTTGGACTATTCTATAGGTGCGATAATAAAGGTTGTGGGCGTTGGCGGCGGCGGCAGCAATGCCGTTAATACCATGATTACCCACGGTATAAAGAATGTGGAGTTTATCAGCGCAAACACCGATATACAGGCATTGGGCGTATCGCTTGCCCAAACAAAGCTCCAATTGGGTAAAAAGCTAACAAGGGGCCTGGGTGCTGGAAGCGACCCAGAGAAGGGCAGAAGGGCGGCAGAAGAGAGTATAGAGGAGATAGAAAACGCACTGGCCGGCTCCGATATGGTCTTTATAGCAGCCGGTATGGGTGGCGGCACAGGCACGGGGGCATCACCCGTTATAGCCAAGGTTGCAAAGGATATAGGCGCTCTTACCATAGCCGTTGTAACCAAGCCATTTGACATGGAAGGCAAGATAAAGAAGGAAATAGCCCTAAAGGGCATTGAGGAGCTCAAAGGCATTGTTGATAGTATAATCGTCATACCCAACCAGAAGCTTATGGACATATACAAGAACCTGCCACTGCTTGAGGCCTTCAAAAAGGCAGACGATATACTCAGGCAGGCCGTGCAGAGCATCGTGGAGCTTATATACAAACAGCCGAATTCACAGATCATCATGAACATAGACTTTGCAGATGTTGTTTCTGTAATGAAAGAAAAGGGCGTCGCCTTGATGGGCGTTGGTGAGGCATCCTCAGAAAACGGTGAAAACAGGGTAAAAAGGGCCACAGAGATGGCCATATCCAACCCGCTACTGGAAAATACATCCATCAAGGGCGCAAAGGGTATCTTAATGAACATAACAGCCGGAAAGAACTTCGGCCTGGATGAGTTTAACGAGGCAACCTCTATAATCGAGCAGAACATGAACCCAAAAGCCCTATTCAAGCACGGATTTGTTCTGGATGAAAGCATGGGAGAAAGGGTAAGGATAACCATCATAGCAACCGGTTTCAGCGAAGCAACAGCTCAGCAGCAGAGCAGAAATATAATAAACAGGCCGGGGTATAGAAAGCTGGATTCCAAAACACTAAACGAGATTAAGAAGGAGACGGCTATCCCGATAGATGATGAGAGGGATATACCGGCATACATAAGAAGGAAAAGGGTCGAAAATTGA
- a CDS encoding cell division protein FtsQ/DivIB, whose protein sequence is MLDYKDLKNETTKQKRGIDIKFLINIAKLTVSLVALGGFFVLLAYGYNQYSSRFAKLRYIVIEGNSVLPKKLISSLTTKGKSLKLKEYREDLIYLNLISNPWIKEAHLAKIFPDTMYIKIKEKEPKGMLIFNKTTYIIDENGSVIDTYKPYLRLPSLKKITIDKKSFLNNKTLLRSVMNIYEKLDKVEKINYIEIVSNSYQLVHFKGGLNVAVNSFDCPEKAIVRLKEKWSYLYSLKDRLDSVSICFDNKFVLRWKKGVKR, encoded by the coding sequence ATGTTAGATTACAAAGACCTTAAAAACGAAACAACAAAGCAAAAAAGGGGCATAGACATAAAATTCCTTATCAACATAGCAAAACTAACCGTAAGCCTTGTCGCATTAGGGGGCTTTTTTGTTCTGTTGGCTTATGGATACAACCAATACTCATCCAGGTTCGCAAAACTCAGATACATCGTCATAGAGGGCAATAGTGTATTGCCCAAAAAACTAATAAGCAGCCTGACAACAAAGGGAAAATCCCTCAAGCTTAAAGAATACAGAGAGGATTTAATATACCTAAACCTCATATCCAATCCATGGATAAAAGAGGCCCACCTGGCCAAGATATTCCCCGATACGATGTATATAAAAATCAAAGAAAAAGAGCCCAAAGGCATGCTGATCTTTAACAAAACCACATACATCATAGACGAAAACGGCTCTGTTATAGACACATACAAACCGTATTTAAGGCTGCCGTCTTTGAAGAAGATCACCATAGACAAAAAGTCGTTCTTAAACAACAAAACCCTGCTAAGATCCGTAATGAATATATATGAAAAATTAGACAAAGTGGAAAAAATAAATTATATTGAAATAGTGTCTAATAGCTATCAGCTGGTTCACTTTAAAGGTGGTTTGAATGTCGCCGTTAACAGCTTTGATTGTCCTGAAAAAGCCATAGTGAGATTGAAGGAAAAGTGGAGTTATCTGTATTCTTTAAAAGATAGATTGGACAGTGTCAGTATTTGTTTCGACAACAAATTCGTTTTAAGGTGGAAAAAAGGAGTTAAAAGGTGA
- a CDS encoding tRNA1(Val) (adenine(37)-N6)-methyltransferase, producing MELTLNRFKGFDIYQPKYGYRFSAEPFVLTNGLEFKTPKKVVDFGSGCGIIAIITALKNPDSFIYAIEKNPEYIKIIEKNLRINNISNVVVLEDAKSIPPNTIDYFISNPPYFKKGKFRPSVKYPNEKFETGGSNMFVAEARRLLKNKGTLRFTFHPSALVELVYTLNSNNFGLKAIQPVYGKLSKDSPFILIEAKLASKDYIEFKPPIVLKELEPSI from the coding sequence ATGGAATTAACCCTCAATAGATTCAAGGGATTTGATATATATCAACCAAAATACGGCTACCGTTTCTCGGCAGAACCCTTTGTCCTAACCAACGGATTGGAGTTCAAAACACCTAAAAAGGTTGTCGATTTTGGCAGCGGTTGCGGCATAATAGCCATCATAACAGCCTTAAAAAACCCAGATTCGTTTATCTATGCAATTGAGAAAAACCCAGAATACATAAAGATAATAGAGAAAAACCTCAGAATAAACAACATAAGCAATGTAGTGGTCTTAGAAGATGCAAAGAGCATTCCACCCAACACCATAGATTACTTTATAAGCAATCCACCTTATTTTAAAAAAGGGAAGTTCAGACCATCTGTAAAATACCCTAACGAGAAGTTCGAAACAGGCGGGTCAAATATGTTTGTGGCCGAGGCAAGGCGGCTATTGAAAAACAAAGGCACATTGAGGTTTACATTCCACCCATCAGCCCTTGTTGAGCTGGTATATACACTAAACTCCAACAATTTCGGCCTAAAGGCAATCCAGCCCGTTTATGGAAAACTCAGCAAAGATTCACCCTTTATATTAATAGAGGCCAAGCTCGCATCAAAAGACTATATAGAGTTCAAACCGCCTATCGTTTTAAAGGAATTAGAGCCGTCGATTTAA
- the murC gene encoding UDP-N-acetylmuramate--L-alanine ligase, giving the protein MFKEAIDNAKKIHFVGIGGVGMSSIAQYLLSKGYTITGSDIEENSYVEKLKSQGVKIYIGHSLSNIEEDVDLVVASSAVKNDNIELVQADKLNIPTVKRYQLLAYLVNNSNSIAVAGSHGKTTTTSLCASLLKNAGLDPTAIIGGKLRNINNNVIIGNGDHLIVEADESDGGFLLLNPRIGIVTNIDNDHLGFYGNFDNEKLAFFDFMENSEKLIINLDDPIIKQWKNPQKKSDLITYSIKSKKACVYAYDIEATALGSRFSVKTPSKRIEDLNLKIIGQHNISNALAVIGLAEILGIDEEIVRHTLMQFEGVDRRFTYIGDYNKLKVFDDYAHHPTEIKATLKAANLISKNIYAVFQPHRFSRTAYLMDEFANSFKNVKRVFILDIYAAAEPPMDGIDSQVLTQKVNEISANAVYITNEEMLKKHLNQIDEEGVLVALGAGSVSKIIRKITDDYKTSAA; this is encoded by the coding sequence GTGTTTAAAGAGGCAATAGATAACGCAAAGAAGATCCACTTCGTCGGTATTGGTGGTGTGGGCATGAGCTCAATCGCACAATACCTTCTGTCCAAGGGATATACCATAACGGGCTCGGATATAGAGGAAAATTCCTATGTGGAGAAGCTAAAAAGCCAGGGCGTAAAAATCTATATCGGACACTCACTGAGCAATATAGAAGAGGATGTGGATTTAGTTGTTGCATCCTCAGCCGTAAAAAACGACAACATAGAGCTCGTTCAGGCCGACAAGCTCAACATACCCACCGTAAAGAGGTATCAGCTGCTGGCGTATCTTGTAAACAACTCAAACTCCATAGCCGTTGCAGGGTCTCACGGCAAGACCACCACAACATCGCTCTGCGCATCGCTTCTAAAGAATGCAGGCTTAGACCCAACGGCCATAATAGGCGGCAAGCTAAGAAACATAAACAACAATGTCATAATAGGAAACGGCGATCATCTAATCGTTGAGGCAGACGAAAGCGACGGCGGGTTTTTACTTCTGAATCCAAGAATAGGCATAGTCACCAACATAGACAACGACCATCTGGGATTTTATGGAAATTTTGACAACGAAAAACTGGCGTTCTTCGACTTTATGGAGAATTCGGAGAAACTCATAATAAACTTAGATGACCCCATCATAAAACAGTGGAAAAATCCGCAGAAGAAGAGCGATCTTATAACCTATAGCATAAAATCAAAAAAGGCCTGCGTGTATGCATACGACATAGAAGCCACAGCATTGGGGAGCAGATTCAGCGTAAAGACACCATCAAAGAGAATAGAGGATCTGAACCTAAAGATCATAGGCCAGCACAACATATCCAATGCCTTAGCGGTTATCGGCCTTGCAGAGATTTTGGGTATTGATGAGGAGATAGTAAGACACACGCTGATGCAGTTTGAGGGCGTGGATAGAAGGTTTACCTATATAGGCGATTATAATAAGCTAAAGGTGTTCGATGACTATGCCCACCATCCAACAGAGATAAAGGCGACCCTGAAAGCAGCAAACCTCATAAGCAAGAACATCTATGCCGTTTTTCAACCACATCGGTTTTCACGAACGGCTTATCTGATGGATGAGTTTGCAAATAGCTTTAAGAATGTAAAGAGGGTCTTCATCCTGGACATATACGCAGCAGCCGAGCCGCCAATGGACGGTATAGACTCGCAGGTGCTAACCCAGAAGGTAAACGAGATATCGGCAAATGCCGTCTATATAACAAACGAGGAGATGCTAAAGAAACATTTGAATCAAATAGACGAAGAGGGCGTTTTGGTGGCTTTGGGTGCCGGCAGCGTGAGCAAGATAATAAGAAAAATAACCGATGATTACAAAACTTCTGCCGCTTGA
- a CDS encoding D-alanine--D-alanine ligase, with the protein MKVAVICGGNSSEREVSIITGNAVYNGLLKNFEAECIVCDTAKDCINKVLKSNASVVFVALHGGFGENGQIQATFESLGIKYTGCSFSESNIAMNKFATKSILKSMNIPTSPFKLVRSLEELQQVDFYPICLKPNAEGSSVDVNFADTREQATTIAEKLLNKYGEILVEKKLNGKELTVGILFGKPLEVIEIRPKKGFYDYKNKYTQGATDYIVPAPLPENITNLTKQIAKRAFYAIGCKGYARVDMILEGNVPYVLEINTIPGMTPTSLLPKAAQASGITFEELVKLIVEGAC; encoded by the coding sequence ATGAAGGTGGCTGTAATTTGTGGGGGAAACTCCTCAGAGAGGGAAGTATCCATAATCACGGGCAATGCCGTCTATAACGGCCTGCTTAAGAACTTCGAGGCGGAGTGTATCGTATGCGATACAGCCAAGGATTGCATAAATAAGGTGCTAAAGAGCAACGCATCTGTGGTTTTTGTTGCCCTTCACGGTGGATTTGGAGAAAACGGCCAGATTCAGGCCACATTTGAATCGTTGGGCATAAAATACACCGGCTGCTCCTTTAGCGAAAGCAACATAGCCATGAACAAGTTTGCCACAAAATCCATACTCAAAAGCATGAACATCCCCACATCACCCTTTAAGCTGGTAAGAAGCTTAGAGGAACTCCAGCAGGTCGATTTCTATCCCATCTGCTTAAAGCCCAATGCAGAGGGCTCAAGCGTGGATGTGAATTTTGCAGATACAAGGGAACAAGCAACAACAATAGCAGAAAAGCTGCTCAACAAATACGGCGAGATTTTGGTGGAGAAGAAACTCAACGGTAAGGAGCTAACCGTAGGCATTCTATTTGGCAAACCGTTAGAGGTTATAGAGATAAGACCCAAGAAGGGTTTTTATGATTACAAAAACAAATACACTCAAGGAGCAACAGACTATATAGTGCCTGCACCCCTGCCTGAGAACATCACAAACCTAACAAAGCAGATAGCAAAAAGGGCGTTTTATGCAATAGGTTGCAAAGGGTATGCCAGGGTTGATATGATATTGGAAGGGAATGTGCCGTATGTGCTTGAGATAAACACCATACCCGGTATGACACCCACAAGCCTGCTTCCCAAGGCGGCTCAGGCTTCAGGCATAACATTTGAGGAGCTGGTAAAACTGATTGTGGAAGGGGCATGTTAG
- the carA gene encoding glutamine-hydrolyzing carbamoyl-phosphate synthase small subunit — translation MKRAVLVLETGDIFEGVSIGSEGTTIGEVIFNTAMSGYQEILTDPSYKGQIVNMTYTQIGNYGLNDDDNESDRPWVEGFIVKEASAIHSNFRAKETLNEYLRRYSIVGISQIDTRRLTKLLRVKGSLKGGITTESDVDSLKKAIEEFQIVNRDLVQFVSTKEPYIFNEGLFRLGYEKKRTNRVVDNKRVVVLDFGTKKNILRYLVEVGFEVVVVSAYSSFEKVKSHNPDAIFLSNGPGDPRGIDEKWIAEYRKMLAEYPSFGICFGHQIIARSFGIDIYKMKFGHHGGNHPVKQIEKDRIFVTAQNHNYAANEKSLLEKGFKITYKNLNDGSVEGMKHTELPIMSVQFHPEASPGPHDAEGIFEEFAEMVKEFS, via the coding sequence ATGAAAAGGGCCGTTTTGGTTTTAGAGACGGGCGATATATTCGAGGGTGTTAGTATAGGCTCAGAAGGCACCACGATAGGTGAGGTGATCTTTAACACGGCCATGAGCGGATATCAGGAGATATTGACAGACCCCTCATACAAAGGGCAAATCGTAAACATGACCTATACGCAGATAGGCAACTATGGACTAAACGATGACGATAATGAGTCAGACAGGCCGTGGGTTGAGGGATTCATAGTAAAAGAGGCGTCGGCCATACACTCAAATTTCAGAGCCAAAGAGACGCTAAATGAATACCTAAGGAGATACTCGATAGTAGGCATCTCCCAGATAGACACAAGAAGGCTAACAAAACTCTTAAGGGTAAAGGGCTCCCTAAAAGGTGGTATAACAACGGAATCCGATGTGGATTCGCTCAAAAAAGCCATCGAGGAGTTTCAGATTGTAAACAGGGATCTGGTGCAGTTTGTAAGCACAAAGGAGCCATATATATTCAACGAGGGTTTGTTCAGGTTGGGATATGAGAAAAAAAGAACAAACAGGGTAGTTGACAACAAAAGGGTTGTGGTTTTGGATTTTGGCACAAAGAAGAACATACTAAGATATTTAGTGGAAGTGGGATTCGAGGTGGTTGTTGTAAGCGCCTATTCCTCGTTTGAGAAGGTAAAATCCCACAATCCGGATGCCATCTTTCTATCAAATGGGCCTGGCGACCCAAGGGGTATAGATGAGAAATGGATAGCTGAATATAGAAAGATGTTAGCTGAATACCCCAGCTTTGGTATATGCTTTGGGCATCAAATCATTGCACGATCGTTTGGCATCGATATATATAAGATGAAGTTTGGCCATCACGGCGGCAACCATCCGGTTAAACAGATAGAAAAGGATAGGATATTCGTAACGGCTCAAAACCACAATTATGCAGCAAATGAGAAGAGTTTACTTGAAAAAGGATTCAAAATAACATATAAAAACCTTAACGACGGCAGTGTGGAGGGTATGAAACACACAGAGCTGCCCATAATGTCGGTGCAGTTTCATCCTGAGGCTTCTCCAGGTCCGCACGATGCTGAAGGGATCTTCGAGGAATTCGCCGAGATGGTTAAAGAATTCTCTTAA
- a CDS encoding DUF507 family protein — MALNKREIELLADKITVNLIKDGNIKLNKDISLLKTIAKEVLEEDAQKEREIDLKTKELLKEYSSEIEKEGADTSKLFIMAKKKVAKQEGFLL, encoded by the coding sequence ATGGCGTTAAACAAGAGAGAGATTGAGCTTTTGGCAGACAAGATAACGGTAAACCTCATCAAAGACGGCAACATAAAGCTAAACAAGGATATATCCCTCCTAAAAACCATAGCAAAGGAAGTATTAGAGGAAGACGCACAAAAGGAGAGGGAGATCGACCTAAAAACCAAAGAACTCTTAAAGGAATACTCCTCAGAGATCGAAAAAGAAGGGGCCGATACATCCAAGCTCTTCATAATGGCCAAGAAGAAGGTAGCAAAACAGGAAGGGTTCTTGCTATGA
- the murB gene encoding UDP-N-acetylmuramate dehydrogenase, with translation MITKLLPLEKITTIRQDGSIWVHHIETEDDCKMAEMVIGHGSNLLIKQAREVYKLSERFNYIKQQGDRLLVGGATPIRQILRYCLANGLTGMEFLTGVPASLGGVVYMNAGAFGDQMGDIVDYIRVFDLKEKASKLVNGIRFSYRNTNIDGIILEAALKLKRKDRGLIKSKMENVIKRRLKSAHIKNTFGSVFKNPQEKPAGWLIERVGLKGFKKNTAMISPKHANYILGLGRARIDDILYLIDMAKERVLKTFGIELSEEVVIL, from the coding sequence ATGATTACAAAACTTCTGCCGCTTGAGAAGATAACGACAATAAGACAAGACGGTTCTATTTGGGTGCACCATATAGAAACAGAGGACGATTGCAAGATGGCCGAAATGGTGATTGGCCATGGAAGCAACCTGCTCATTAAGCAGGCCAGGGAGGTGTATAAGCTCTCAGAGCGGTTTAATTACATAAAACAACAGGGCGACAGATTACTCGTCGGCGGGGCAACGCCGATAAGGCAAATACTTAGATACTGCCTTGCAAACGGATTAACCGGTATGGAGTTCTTAACGGGTGTCCCTGCCTCCTTGGGGGGTGTTGTGTATATGAACGCAGGGGCCTTTGGCGACCAGATGGGCGATATTGTTGATTATATAAGGGTATTTGATTTAAAAGAGAAAGCTTCTAAACTTGTCAACGGCATACGCTTTTCTTACAGAAACACCAACATAGACGGCATCATACTTGAGGCGGCCTTAAAGCTAAAACGCAAAGATAGGGGCCTGATAAAGAGCAAAATGGAGAATGTTATAAAAAGAAGGTTAAAATCCGCTCACATAAAAAACACCTTTGGCAGCGTATTCAAAAACCCGCAGGAAAAACCGGCAGGGTGGCTAATCGAAAGGGTAGGGCTAAAGGGTTTTAAGAAAAACACCGCCATGATATCGCCAAAGCATGCAAATTATATCCTGGGGTTGGGCAGGGCAAGGATAGATGATATACTCTATTTGATAGATATGGCCAAAGAGAGGGTTTTGAAAACCTTTGGCATTGAACTCTCAGAAGAGGTGGTAATACTATGA
- a CDS encoding DUF507 family protein produces MRYSSARIRHLAKKIVKRATEEGIIEITTTEKLVINTISETMEKYFSIEDEVYNKVVEELQKRSKKLIPGSMEWKVAFNKAYEEEMSRRLLK; encoded by the coding sequence ATGAGATACAGCAGCGCAAGGATAAGGCATCTGGCAAAAAAGATAGTAAAAAGGGCAACAGAGGAGGGCATCATAGAGATTACAACAACAGAAAAACTCGTAATAAACACCATCTCAGAGACGATGGAGAAATACTTTTCCATAGAGGATGAGGTTTACAACAAGGTCGTGGAGGAGTTGCAAAAGAGAAGCAAGAAGCTGATACCCGGCAGCATGGAGTGGAAGGTGGCTTTTAACAAAGCCTATGAAGAGGAAATGAGCAGAAGGTTGTTGAAATGA
- the lpxC gene encoding UDP-3-O-acyl-N-acetylglucosamine deacetylase, whose product MRKQRTIKQAIKASGIGLHTGKKVEIELNPAEENSGIVFYREDKGQTIEVKQENVVDTTLATTLGKNGVFIKTVEHLLATLFGLHIDNVFIRLWGEEVPIMDGSAAPWVYLIKTAGIVEQKAYKKEIIIKKPITIKEKGKFVALIPSKEFEIHYSIHFDNAFIGKQKLSLTINERTFIRDISKARTFGLLKDIEFLQSQNLALGGSLDNAIVVDEYGIVNEDPLRYKDEFVRHKILDAIGDLSILGYDIKGKYLAFKSGHDLNNRLIRKLIADKEAYEVVGNPYRERVVGSLVWTANEGM is encoded by the coding sequence GTGAGAAAACAGAGAACAATTAAGCAGGCCATAAAGGCATCGGGAATAGGTTTGCATACAGGCAAAAAGGTGGAGATAGAACTTAATCCTGCAGAGGAAAACAGCGGTATTGTATTTTATAGAGAGGATAAGGGGCAGACCATAGAGGTTAAGCAGGAGAATGTCGTTGATACGACACTTGCAACGACGCTGGGCAAAAACGGTGTATTCATAAAAACCGTTGAGCACTTACTTGCCACGCTGTTTGGTCTTCACATAGATAATGTCTTTATCAGGCTTTGGGGCGAGGAAGTGCCCATAATGGACGGCTCTGCGGCACCCTGGGTCTATCTGATAAAGACCGCAGGCATAGTGGAGCAGAAGGCATACAAGAAAGAGATAATAATCAAAAAACCCATAACCATTAAGGAGAAGGGCAAATTCGTAGCCCTTATACCATCTAAGGAGTTTGAGATTCATTACTCAATCCACTTCGATAATGCCTTTATAGGCAAGCAAAAGCTAAGCCTGACGATAAACGAGCGCACATTCATAAGGGATATAAGCAAGGCCAGGACATTCGGCTTGTTAAAGGATATAGAGTTTTTACAATCACAAAACCTTGCATTGGGTGGAAGTTTAGACAACGCCATAGTAGTTGATGAATACGGGATTGTAAACGAGGATCCATTAAGATATAAGGATGAGTTTGTCAGGCATAAGATACTCGATGCTATAGGCGATCTGTCCATATTGGGATATGACATCAAGGGCAAATACCTGGCGTTTAAATCCGGACACGACCTCAACAATAGATTGATAAGAAAGCTGATTGCAGACAAAGAGGCATACGAGGTTGTAGGCAACCCATACAGGGAAAGGGTTGTTGGGTCTTTAGTCTGGACTGCCAATGAGGGAATGTAA
- the ftsA gene encoding cell division protein FtsA: MNEVNQRDIVVGLDIGTTKVCAIVGKKTPEGQIKIIGIGQTPSKGLRKGVVINIDEAVLSIKRAVAYAERMSGIKIDSVWTGIAGGHIRSYNSNGVVAIKNMEVSESDIRRVIDAAKAVAIPPDKEIIHIIPQEFIVDDQSGIRDPRGMNGTRLEVKVHIVTGSVTNVQNIIKCCNRSGLRVKNIVLQPIASSYSILLPEEKDLGVGLIDIGGGTTDVAIFASNAIKHTSVLAIGGDHVTNDIAIGLRTPFKEAEEIKKKYGCALSDMVSEDEIIEIPGIGDRKSRQIPKKLLSEIIEPRMEEIYSLVREDLEKRNLMPLLAGGIVITGGSALMSGALELAERQFELPIRLGKPRGIVGLKDAVDNPMYATGVGLVIYGFTKEEEEEDLNLEIGKGRDDDSLFSVILKKMKSWVKEMF; encoded by the coding sequence GTGAACGAGGTAAACCAGAGGGATATTGTTGTAGGGTTAGACATAGGCACAACAAAGGTATGCGCTATTGTTGGCAAGAAGACCCCTGAGGGTCAGATAAAGATCATAGGCATAGGTCAGACACCGTCAAAGGGCCTTAGAAAGGGAGTGGTTATCAACATAGACGAGGCTGTCCTATCCATAAAGAGGGCTGTGGCCTATGCAGAAAGAATGAGTGGCATAAAAATAGACAGCGTATGGACAGGCATCGCAGGCGGTCATATCCGCTCATACAACTCAAACGGCGTGGTCGCCATAAAGAACATGGAGGTATCTGAATCCGACATAAGAAGGGTTATAGATGCGGCCAAAGCCGTTGCGATACCACCCGATAAGGAGATAATCCATATCATACCGCAGGAATTTATAGTGGACGACCAAAGCGGCATCAGAGACCCCAGAGGGATGAACGGAACAAGGTTAGAGGTTAAGGTCCACATAGTAACCGGATCTGTCACAAATGTGCAGAACATAATCAAGTGCTGCAACAGGAGCGGGCTTAGGGTAAAAAACATCGTCTTACAACCCATCGCATCGAGCTATTCCATTCTCCTTCCAGAGGAGAAAGACCTTGGTGTAGGTTTGATAGATATTGGTGGAGGAACAACGGATGTGGCTATATTCGCCTCCAATGCCATAAAACACACATCGGTTTTAGCCATAGGTGGCGACCATGTGACAAACGACATAGCCATAGGCCTAAGAACCCCGTTTAAAGAGGCTGAGGAGATAAAGAAAAAATACGGCTGCGCCTTATCGGATATGGTGTCTGAGGATGAAATCATAGAGATACCGGGTATAGGCGACAGAAAATCCAGGCAGATACCCAAAAAACTCCTAAGCGAAATTATAGAACCGAGAATGGAGGAGATATACTCCTTAGTCAGGGAAGATTTAGAAAAGAGAAACCTCATGCCGCTTCTTGCCGGCGGTATTGTCATAACAGGGGGCTCTGCCTTAATGAGCGGGGCTTTGGAGTTGGCCGAAAGGCAATTTGAGCTCCCGATAAGGCTGGGTAAGCCCCGAGGTATAGTTGGATTAAAAGACGCCGTTGACAACCCGATGTATGCAACAGGCGTTGGGCTTGTAATTTACGGATTTACAAAGGAAGAAGAGGAAGAGGATCTGAATTTAGAGATAGGCAAGGGCAGGGATGACGATAGCCTCTTTTCGGTTATCCTCAAAAAGATGAAAAGCTGGGTTAAAGAAATGTTTTAA
- the plsY gene encoding glycerol-3-phosphate 1-O-acyltransferase PlsY: MIEYAIALLGSFLLGSIPFGWIIAKLKGIDVKKKGSGNIGATNVYRVVGKKEGALTLLLDLLKGTLAVTVFSLVYKNNAYIPYLSALGVVLGHDFSVFLKFKGGKGVATTYGATLIIYPLASVSGMAIWIAILLLSKYSSLAAIVSFGISTLVAISSNDYLVRILFIVLYGLMLIRHRENIARLFSRQESKINI, encoded by the coding sequence TTGATAGAGTATGCTATCGCTCTGCTGGGTTCATTCCTCCTGGGCAGCATACCGTTTGGATGGATCATTGCCAAGCTTAAGGGCATTGATGTAAAAAAGAAGGGCAGCGGCAACATAGGCGCAACGAATGTCTATAGGGTCGTTGGAAAAAAGGAAGGGGCCTTAACCCTTCTGCTTGACCTTCTGAAGGGCACTTTGGCTGTAACGGTCTTCTCCTTAGTCTATAAAAACAACGCATACATCCCCTATCTTAGTGCTCTTGGCGTTGTTTTAGGCCATGATTTCAGCGTATTTCTTAAATTCAAGGGAGGCAAGGGCGTGGCAACAACCTATGGCGCCACCCTGATAATATATCCCTTAGCCTCAGTTTCCGGTATGGCCATATGGATTGCCATATTACTGTTGAGCAAATACTCATCCTTGGCAGCCATAGTGTCATTTGGGATTTCAACGCTTGTTGCAATAAGCAGCAACGACTATTTGGTTAGGATTCTCTTTATAGTGTTGTATGGTCTAATGTTAATTAGACATAGGGAAAACATCGCAAGGCTATTTTCCAGACAGGAGAGTAAGATAAATATTTGA